A single region of the Deltaproteobacteria bacterium genome encodes:
- the dctP gene encoding TRAP transporter substrate-binding protein DctP translates to MKRLLIAVAVLMLASLSAWSQVKEIKLATIAPAGSSWDKITNRMNDELKAKSGGKLVFRIYPGGTQGDEKDVVRKMRIKQIHAGGFTGNGLGQIAPQVRVLELPFLYANADQVDYVISNMTQPMEGFLSKGNPPVVLLGWAEAGFVYIYSNKPIQKLSDLSGTKIWQWEGDPLASATFSTLGVAPVPLAITDVMTALSTNMIEAVYAPPLGALALQWASKVKYLTDLPIVNSMGALVMLRSEFDKLTSAEQKTLREVTAKYSREIVTETRKDNALALEQIKKLGVRIVSVDPKERELIEQTAKKVWADQVGKLYSADQLSAVQRLVAEAQAKGHSAAAQLH, encoded by the coding sequence ATGAAAAGACTATTAATTGCTGTTGCAGTGTTGATGTTGGCCAGTCTGTCGGCTTGGTCTCAGGTGAAGGAGATCAAGCTCGCAACGATCGCCCCGGCCGGTTCGTCGTGGGACAAGATCACCAACCGGATGAACGACGAACTCAAGGCGAAGAGTGGTGGAAAACTGGTTTTCAGGATTTATCCCGGTGGGACGCAAGGGGATGAGAAGGATGTTGTCCGGAAGATGCGAATCAAGCAGATCCATGCGGGTGGTTTTACGGGTAACGGGCTTGGTCAGATTGCACCGCAGGTTCGTGTCCTGGAGCTCCCGTTCCTTTATGCTAATGCCGACCAGGTTGATTACGTCATCTCCAACATGACACAGCCGATGGAAGGTTTTCTCTCCAAGGGGAACCCGCCTGTTGTACTCCTCGGTTGGGCCGAGGCCGGCTTTGTCTACATCTACTCCAACAAACCGATTCAGAAACTCTCTGATCTCAGTGGCACAAAGATTTGGCAGTGGGAGGGAGATCCGCTTGCCTCAGCGACCTTCAGCACGCTCGGAGTCGCCCCGGTACCGCTTGCCATTACCGATGTGATGACGGCTCTCTCCACCAATATGATTGAGGCGGTCTATGCCCCACCGCTGGGTGCCTTGGCGCTCCAGTGGGCCTCCAAGGTTAAGTACTTAACCGACCTCCCGATCGTGAATTCGATGGGGGCTCTCGTTATGCTCCGTTCTGAATTTGACAAGCTGACGTCCGCCGAACAGAAGACCTTGAGAGAGGTTACTGCAAAGTACTCCCGTGAGATTGTCACCGAGACCCGCAAGGACAATGCGCTCGCGCTGGAACAAATCAAGAAGTTGGGGGTTCGAATTGTCTCTGTTGATCCCAAGGAGAGGGAGTTGATTGAGCAGACGGCAAAGAAGGTATGGGCCGATCAGGTCGGCAAACTCTATTCTGCAGACCAGCTCAGTGCCGTTCAGAGATTGGTGGCTGAGGCACAGGCAAAGGGACACAGTGCGGCTGCTCAACTCCATTGA
- the sufC gene encoding Fe-S cluster assembly ATPase SufC, with protein MLEIQNLHVNVNNKEILKGLDLQVQAGEVHAIMGPNASGKSTLANVLAGREIYEVTQGAVLFQGKNLLPMSTEVRAREGIFLAFQYPVEVPGISNAYFLKAALNAIRKHRGEEELDAMEFLSLAREKMKTLRIDEAFLNRPVNEGFSGGEKKKNEIFQMALLDPVLAILDETDSGLDIDALKIVSHGVNALRHEKRAIILVTHYQRLLDYIVPDYVHVLAGGKIVKSGDKSLARELEHKGYAWLEREGDASL; from the coding sequence ATGCTGGAGATCCAAAATTTACATGTGAATGTGAACAACAAGGAGATTCTCAAGGGGCTCGACCTACAGGTGCAGGCAGGAGAGGTTCACGCCATTATGGGCCCAAACGCCTCGGGGAAGAGTACACTTGCAAATGTTCTCGCGGGACGTGAAATCTATGAGGTCACCCAAGGGGCTGTTCTATTTCAGGGGAAAAATCTGCTGCCAATGTCAACGGAAGTAAGGGCCCGTGAGGGGATTTTTTTGGCCTTTCAGTACCCCGTTGAGGTCCCTGGCATCAGCAACGCCTATTTTCTGAAGGCAGCCCTCAATGCAATCCGCAAACATCGAGGCGAAGAGGAACTGGATGCCATGGAATTTCTCTCGCTCGCCCGGGAAAAGATGAAAACCCTCCGGATCGACGAGGCGTTTCTCAACCGACCCGTCAACGAGGGATTCTCGGGTGGAGAGAAGAAGAAGAACGAGATCTTTCAGATGGCACTCCTCGACCCGGTCCTGGCAATCCTCGACGAAACCGACTCCGGCCTCGACATTGATGCCCTCAAGATCGTTTCCCATGGCGTCAATGCCCTGCGCCATGAGAAACGGGCGATCATCCTCGTCACTCATTATCAGCGTCTTCTGGATTACATCGTTCCCGATTATGTACATGTGCTCGCCGGGGGAAAGATCGTCAAGTCGGGTGACAAGTCGCTCGCCCGCGAATTGGAGCATAAGGGATACGCCTGGCTTGAAAGGGAGGGAGACGCCTCTTTATGA
- a CDS encoding HNH endonuclease: protein MLSTNVLVLNRSFIPINITSLKRAFVLLYQGLAKAVDGQFATFDFESWSELSVAAHEEQIGLVNRVIRVPRVILLTAYDRMPRRHVRFSRHNIYLRDRNTCQFCGKFFPRHDLNLDHVIPRSRGGKTVWDNVVTSCIDCNRRKGGKLPSEARMHLIKKPERPRWTPFMDFSTKDLLRYGEWKPFFNMVDFSYWNVELEE, encoded by the coding sequence ATGTTGTCGACTAACGTCCTTGTATTAAACCGTTCTTTCATCCCGATCAATATTACTAGTTTGAAACGGGCCTTTGTCCTTCTTTATCAGGGGTTGGCCAAGGCGGTCGATGGGCAGTTTGCCACCTTTGACTTTGAGAGCTGGAGCGAGCTCTCTGTCGCAGCTCATGAGGAACAGATCGGCTTAGTGAATCGCGTTATTCGAGTCCCCCGTGTCATTCTGCTGACCGCCTACGACCGGATGCCTCGGCGTCATGTCCGCTTCTCTCGGCACAATATCTATCTCAGAGATCGAAACACCTGCCAATTTTGTGGAAAGTTTTTTCCGCGTCATGACTTAAATCTGGATCATGTCATCCCCCGTTCGCGCGGTGGAAAAACGGTTTGGGATAATGTTGTGACGAGTTGTATTGATTGCAATCGGAGAAAAGGGGGAAAACTCCCTTCGGAGGCGAGGATGCACCTGATCAAAAAACCGGAAAGGCCGCGGTGGACTCCTTTTATGGATTTTTCTACCAAAGATCTCCTTCGTTACGGGGAGTGGAAGCCGTTCTTCAATATGGTTGACTTTAGCTACTGGAATGTCGAACTCGAGGAGTAG
- a CDS encoding dCTP deaminase: protein MGIKPDKWIRQMALEAKMIEPFDEKSLSKAQISFGLSSYGYDMRVADEFKIFNNKAAGMIDPKKMDKEAFYDYKGEVCVIPPNSFCLARSLEYFRIPRKVMTICFGKSTYARCGIITNVTPFEPEWEGYVTMGISNTTPLPAKIYAGEGIAQVLFFEADEECAISYRDKKGKYQAQKGITLPIVGNGSV from the coding sequence ATGGGGATCAAACCGGACAAATGGATTCGACAGATGGCACTCGAGGCAAAGATGATAGAGCCTTTTGACGAAAAGTCTCTCTCCAAGGCCCAAATCTCCTTCGGGCTCTCGTCTTACGGCTACGACATGCGGGTTGCGGATGAATTCAAGATCTTCAACAACAAGGCGGCCGGCATGATTGATCCGAAGAAGATGGATAAGGAGGCGTTCTACGATTATAAAGGCGAGGTCTGTGTGATTCCTCCCAACTCTTTTTGTCTGGCACGGAGTCTGGAGTATTTTCGAATCCCGCGTAAGGTCATGACGATCTGTTTTGGAAAGTCAACCTATGCCCGCTGCGGCATCATTACGAATGTCACCCCGTTTGAACCGGAGTGGGAGGGGTATGTCACGATGGGGATCTCCAATACGACACCGCTCCCGGCGAAAATCTATGCGGGGGAGGGGATTGCCCAGGTTCTCTTCTTCGAGGCGGATGAGGAATGTGCGATTTCCTACCGGGATAAGAAGGGGAAATATCAGGCCCAGAAGGGGATTACGCTCCCGATTGTCGGCAACGGATCGGTCTGA
- a CDS encoding dephospho-CoA kinase has product MIIGLTGRIGSGKGEVAKFLQECGFGYYSLSDVIREVIRKKGLEVTRERLIAEGNRLRENNGPGILAEKTLEKLTFDKNYVVDSIRNPREVAVLKKRKDFFLLNIRAPRKIRFERVKSRKRENDPQTYHDFVQTEEKEFSSKNPASQQLLATEKLSDKILDNNGHLEGLHTKIRKTLSELSKKKSRPDWDAYFIEIARTVALRSNCMKRRVAAVIVKDKRIISTGYNGTPRGVKNCNEGGCPRCNSFGPSGKGLEECFCSHAEENAITQSAYHGVNIKGSTLYTTFSPCLICTKMIINSGISEVVYNAHYPLVQIATKLLKEAGVKTRLF; this is encoded by the coding sequence ATGATAATCGGTCTCACAGGTCGCATTGGGTCAGGCAAAGGAGAAGTTGCAAAATTTCTCCAGGAGTGTGGTTTCGGTTACTACTCCCTTTCCGATGTCATCCGTGAAGTGATCCGCAAAAAAGGTCTTGAGGTTACGCGAGAGCGCCTGATCGCTGAGGGAAACCGGCTTCGCGAAAACAACGGCCCCGGAATTCTTGCCGAAAAGACGCTCGAGAAACTCACGTTTGATAAAAATTACGTTGTTGATTCGATTCGCAACCCTCGTGAGGTTGCTGTCTTAAAAAAACGCAAAGACTTCTTTCTGTTGAACATCCGGGCCCCCCGCAAAATCCGTTTTGAACGTGTAAAGTCCAGAAAAAGGGAAAACGATCCCCAAACCTACCATGATTTTGTCCAAACGGAAGAGAAGGAGTTTTCGAGCAAAAATCCGGCGTCCCAGCAATTGCTCGCCACCGAGAAGCTCTCAGACAAAATCCTCGACAACAACGGCCATCTGGAAGGCCTCCATACGAAAATAAGAAAAACCCTCTCGGAGCTCTCAAAAAAAAAGAGTCGACCTGACTGGGATGCCTACTTCATAGAGATTGCAAGGACTGTCGCGCTTCGAAGCAACTGCATGAAGCGACGCGTGGCCGCGGTCATTGTCAAAGACAAACGGATCATCTCAACGGGGTATAATGGCACGCCCCGCGGCGTAAAAAACTGCAATGAGGGGGGATGTCCGCGTTGCAACAGCTTCGGTCCTTCCGGAAAAGGGCTCGAGGAATGCTTCTGTTCCCACGCCGAAGAGAACGCGATCACCCAGTCGGCCTACCATGGTGTGAACATCAAGGGCTCCACTCTCTATACGACCTTCTCACCCTGCCTCATTTGCACAAAGATGATTATAAACTCTGGCATTAGCGAAGTCGTCTACAACGCCCATTACCCACTTGTGCAGATCGCAACAAAACTGCTCAAAGAGGCTGGTGTAAAAACAAGACTGTTTTAA
- a CDS encoding TRAP transporter small permease, with protein sequence MRLLNSIDGWLGKIEGFFLSGSLLVMILLAFLQVIVRNFFDTGLLWAEAIVRLLVLWVGFLGAMLATKKGQHICMDVFTKFMGETSRTLVGILMKILAAVVCLFILKAAWTFVLSERESGSEFFKNVPYWWVEIIIPTAFLLIPFHFLVAVLNDFRSLLKKPVDQ encoded by the coding sequence GTGCGGCTGCTCAACTCCATTGATGGCTGGCTTGGAAAAATAGAAGGGTTCTTTTTATCAGGGTCACTTCTGGTCATGATCCTGCTCGCGTTCCTGCAGGTTATCGTCAGAAATTTTTTTGATACCGGGCTCCTTTGGGCTGAGGCGATTGTGCGGCTTCTGGTCCTCTGGGTCGGTTTTCTTGGTGCGATGCTGGCGACTAAAAAGGGGCAGCATATCTGCATGGACGTCTTTACCAAGTTTATGGGGGAAACCTCCCGCACCCTGGTTGGTATCCTGATGAAAATCCTGGCGGCGGTCGTCTGTCTTTTTATTCTGAAGGCGGCGTGGACCTTTGTCCTTTCCGAGAGAGAGTCGGGGTCCGAGTTTTTCAAAAATGTCCCCTATTGGTGGGTCGAGATCATTATCCCCACCGCTTTCTTGCTCATTCCGTTTCATTTTTTGGTTGCTGTCCTCAATGATTTTCGTTCCCTCCTGAAAAAACCGGTGGATCAATGA
- the sufD gene encoding Fe-S cluster assembly protein SufD yields MRDALKQYDSDFSRLKAIPQPLWLQKIRQAAFRRFGELGFPTTDQEAWRFTNVEPIALTPFQSAPPYHPNGLTPEKLDPLTCWSFGSPRLVFVDGQFAPELSSLKELINGLVISPLSTALSTHGPLLERHLNQYVSSEHPFVALNSSFLTEGAFIHLSPGVHFEKPIQIICYSKKSDHRTVTHPRHLIVLEERAHATVVETYLGKGHYFTNAVTEVFSGENSFLDHYKLQREGREAFHVGLLQSYQERGGCFVSHSLSLGGLLTRNEINALLAREGAECVLDGLYVADQQQQIDNQTCIDHAEPHGTSGELYKGILKGNSKAVFNGRIVVRANAQKTRAKQSNKNLLLSDDAQINTRPLLEIHADDVKCNHGATVGRLDENQVFYLKSRGISEPLARGLLTTAFANEIVDRIKINPLKAFLNHYLMEHLEQQADV; encoded by the coding sequence ATGAGAGATGCCTTGAAACAGTACGATTCTGATTTCAGTCGCCTCAAGGCGATCCCCCAACCGTTGTGGCTCCAGAAGATCCGTCAGGCCGCTTTTCGCCGCTTCGGCGAGCTCGGATTTCCGACGACGGATCAGGAGGCGTGGCGTTTCACGAATGTTGAACCGATCGCACTAACCCCTTTTCAATCCGCACCTCCCTATCACCCCAATGGGCTCACGCCAGAAAAACTCGACCCGCTGACCTGCTGGTCTTTTGGCTCTCCGCGTCTCGTTTTTGTCGACGGGCAGTTTGCGCCTGAGCTCTCCTCTCTGAAAGAATTAATAAACGGTCTCGTGATCAGTCCCCTCTCGACGGCTCTCTCCACGCACGGTCCCCTCCTTGAGAGACATCTGAACCAATATGTCAGCTCGGAACATCCGTTTGTCGCACTGAACAGCTCCTTTCTCACAGAGGGGGCCTTTATTCACCTCTCCCCCGGGGTTCATTTTGAAAAGCCGATTCAAATCATCTGCTATTCCAAAAAAAGCGATCATCGAACCGTCACTCACCCAAGGCATCTCATCGTGCTCGAAGAGAGAGCCCATGCAACCGTTGTAGAAACCTACCTGGGAAAAGGACACTATTTCACAAATGCCGTCACTGAGGTTTTTTCCGGTGAAAACTCCTTTCTCGATCACTACAAACTGCAACGCGAGGGGCGAGAGGCGTTTCATGTCGGACTGCTCCAGTCTTATCAGGAGAGGGGGGGATGTTTTGTCTCCCATTCTCTTTCGCTCGGCGGTCTTCTGACGAGAAATGAAATCAACGCGCTGCTGGCGCGCGAAGGGGCAGAATGCGTCCTCGATGGCCTTTATGTTGCCGATCAGCAGCAGCAGATTGACAATCAAACCTGTATCGATCATGCGGAGCCCCACGGAACGAGCGGTGAACTGTACAAGGGGATCCTCAAGGGGAATTCGAAGGCGGTCTTCAACGGCAGGATCGTCGTACGGGCCAACGCCCAAAAGACGAGGGCAAAACAGTCCAATAAAAATCTCCTCCTCTCGGATGACGCACAAATCAATACAAGACCTCTTCTTGAAATCCATGCGGACGACGTCAAATGCAACCATGGCGCAACCGTCGGCCGCCTTGATGAAAACCAGGTCTTTTATCTTAAGTCACGCGGCATCAGCGAACCCTTGGCACGCGGCCTTCTCACAACCGCCTTTGCAAATGAAATCGTCGACCGAATCAAGATCAACCCCCTGAAGGCGTTTCTGAATCATTACCTGATGGAACATCTGGAGCAACAAGCCGATGTTTGA
- a CDS encoding acetyl-CoA C-acetyltransferase, whose product METVILSATRTAIGSFQGALANTPAPKLGSIAIAEAVRRSGLKIEEVQEVIMGCVLPAGLGQAPARQAALFAGLPHVTPCTTINKVCGSGLKAVMLADQAIRSGSAEVVVAGGMENMTLAPYLLPKGRVGFRLGHAEVIDSMIKDGLWDPYNNFHMGSAAELCAKEYRISREDQDRFAVQSYERAIRTTNEGKFKQEIIGVENDTGKGQKTVFDKDEEPFKANLEKLRGLRPAFEKEGTVTAGNASSINDGAAAVVIASSDYARKRGFKPLARVVGHAQAAVAPEWFTIAPSEAIKKNLQGIQLRSTDIDLYELNEAFAVVSLANNKILGLTEDRVNIRGGAVALGHPIGASGARILVTLLYSLIDTHQRRGLASLCIGGGEGVSLVVERL is encoded by the coding sequence ATGGAAACAGTCATTCTCAGTGCGACTCGAACGGCAATCGGCAGTTTTCAAGGGGCGTTGGCCAATACGCCGGCACCGAAGCTGGGATCTATTGCAATTGCCGAGGCGGTTCGACGATCCGGTCTAAAAATAGAAGAGGTTCAAGAGGTGATCATGGGATGTGTCCTGCCGGCCGGTTTGGGGCAAGCACCGGCAAGGCAGGCGGCACTCTTTGCCGGTCTTCCCCATGTTACACCCTGCACTACGATCAACAAGGTCTGTGGGTCGGGGCTCAAGGCGGTCATGTTGGCGGACCAGGCGATTCGGAGTGGTAGTGCCGAGGTTGTTGTGGCTGGTGGGATGGAGAATATGACACTCGCCCCGTATCTTCTACCCAAGGGGCGCGTTGGTTTCCGTTTGGGACATGCGGAGGTGATCGACAGCATGATCAAGGACGGCCTGTGGGACCCCTACAACAATTTTCACATGGGGAGTGCCGCTGAGCTTTGCGCCAAGGAGTATCGCATCTCGCGTGAAGACCAGGATCGTTTTGCCGTTCAGAGTTACGAGCGGGCGATTCGAACCACGAATGAAGGGAAATTTAAACAAGAGATTATCGGAGTCGAAAATGATACCGGAAAAGGCCAAAAAACCGTCTTTGACAAGGATGAAGAGCCGTTCAAGGCGAATCTCGAAAAATTGAGAGGCTTGAGACCGGCGTTTGAGAAAGAGGGGACCGTCACCGCCGGAAATGCCTCCTCCATCAATGACGGGGCGGCGGCCGTTGTTATCGCCAGTTCTGATTATGCCAGGAAGAGGGGGTTCAAGCCGCTCGCGAGGGTTGTTGGTCATGCCCAGGCGGCGGTTGCCCCGGAGTGGTTTACGATTGCCCCATCGGAGGCGATCAAGAAGAATTTGCAGGGCATTCAACTTCGGTCGACGGACATTGACCTCTACGAATTAAACGAGGCGTTTGCCGTCGTCTCGCTGGCCAATAATAAAATTTTGGGTCTCACCGAAGATCGCGTGAATATCCGTGGCGGAGCCGTTGCGCTGGGGCACCCGATCGGTGCCTCTGGTGCAAGAATTCTGGTAACACTTCTTTATTCCCTGATTGATACCCACCAACGTCGTGGTCTTGCCTCTCTCTGCATCGGTGGGGGCGAAGGGGTGTCGCTTGTCGTGGAGAGGCTGTAG
- a CDS encoding TRAP transporter large permease subunit, which yields MTWLIVIGIVAAALLGAPLFSVFALAALICFSSVGIDTQAIVIEITRLVSAPILVAIPLFTFAGYLMAESKTPERMVRLTQALVGWMPGGLAIVTLFACAFFTAFTGASGVTIIALGGLLFPVLIKRGFSQKFSLGIVTTCGSLGLLFPPSLPMILYGLVATVDVDLLFKAGVMPGFLLILLLSLYSIWQGKKTVSRIPFSGKELVSAARRTIWEIPLPFIILIGIYGGYMTAAESAAVAAFYVFVVEVFIYRDLKLKTDVPRVMQESMVLVGGILIILAVAMGFTNFLIDEQVPMKIFDWIRQYIQSKFTFLLLLNGFLLIVGMLMDIFSAIIVVVPLILPIANAFGVNPVHLGIIFLTNLEIGYLTPPVGLNLYLSSYRFKKPIMVIVRDVIPFVLLLLVGLILITYVPSLSLWMVTK from the coding sequence ATGACCTGGCTCATTGTGATTGGTATTGTTGCGGCGGCCCTGTTGGGGGCCCCTCTTTTTTCGGTTTTTGCGCTGGCGGCCCTGATCTGTTTTTCATCCGTCGGGATTGATACCCAGGCGATCGTTATAGAAATTACGCGTCTCGTTTCGGCCCCGATTCTGGTGGCGATTCCGCTCTTCACCTTTGCCGGTTATCTTATGGCTGAATCAAAGACGCCGGAAAGAATGGTACGACTAACCCAAGCGCTTGTTGGCTGGATGCCAGGGGGGCTCGCCATCGTCACCCTCTTTGCCTGCGCCTTTTTTACGGCGTTTACAGGCGCCTCCGGCGTCACCATTATCGCCTTGGGGGGGCTCCTTTTTCCGGTCTTGATCAAAAGAGGGTTTTCGCAAAAATTTTCACTCGGGATCGTTACCACCTGCGGCAGTCTGGGACTGCTTTTTCCACCCAGTCTTCCGATGATTCTTTATGGATTAGTAGCGACGGTCGATGTCGATCTGCTCTTCAAGGCGGGTGTAATGCCTGGTTTCCTCCTGATCCTTCTTTTGAGCCTTTACTCCATCTGGCAGGGGAAAAAGACGGTCAGTCGCATCCCGTTTTCCGGCAAGGAGCTCGTTTCCGCGGCCCGTCGGACAATCTGGGAGATACCGCTCCCTTTTATCATCCTGATCGGGATTTACGGCGGCTACATGACGGCGGCCGAATCCGCGGCCGTAGCCGCCTTTTACGTATTTGTCGTTGAGGTCTTCATTTACCGGGACCTGAAGTTGAAGACCGATGTGCCACGCGTCATGCAGGAAAGCATGGTGTTGGTCGGAGGTATTCTGATCATTTTGGCCGTTGCGATGGGGTTCACAAACTTCCTGATCGACGAACAGGTCCCGATGAAGATCTTCGACTGGATCCGTCAGTACATCCAGAGCAAATTTACCTTCTTGCTCCTTTTGAACGGTTTTCTACTCATTGTCGGGATGCTCATGGATATCTTCTCCGCCATCATCGTCGTCGTTCCTCTCATTCTCCCGATTGCGAATGCGTTTGGTGTGAATCCGGTTCATCTGGGGATTATCTTTCTCACGAATCTGGAGATTGGTTACCTGACCCCGCCAGTTGGTCTCAACCTGTATCTCTCCAGTTATCGTTTCAAGAAGCCGATCATGGTGATTGTGAGGGATGTGATCCCGTTTGTTTTACTTTTGCTCGTGGGACTTATTTTGATAACGTATGTACCGAGTTTGAGTTTATGGATGGTTACAAAATAG
- the sufB gene encoding Fe-S cluster assembly protein SufB encodes MNESIEKLTNQEYKYGFVSPIESETIPPGLSEEVIRLISNKKKEPPFMLEWRLKAYRSWLKMKEPAWAMVHYPKIDYQEISYYSAPKKKKELKSLDEVDPEVRQTFEKLGISLEEQMRLSGVAVDAVLDSVSVATTFKKKLAELGIIFCSFSEAVCNHPDLVRKYLGTVVPAGDNFFAALNSAVFSDGSFCYIPPGVRCPMELSTYFRINAANTGQFERTLIIADRGSYVSYLEGCTAPRRDENQLHAAVVELIALDDAQIKYSTVQNWYPGDKEGKGGIYNFVTKRGKCLGTNSKISWTQVETGSAITWKYPSCILQGDNSVGEFYSVAVTNNYQQADTGTKMIHIGKNSRSTIVSKGISAGHGQNSYRGLVRIQKGAVESRNYSQCDSLLMGAECGAHTFPYVEVKNSSSTMEHEASTSKIGEDQLFYCRQRGLSTEEAVNLIVNGFCKQVFRELPMEFAVEAQKLLSVSLEGAVG; translated from the coding sequence ATGAACGAGTCGATCGAAAAACTTACCAACCAGGAATACAAGTACGGGTTCGTCAGTCCGATTGAGTCAGAAACGATCCCTCCCGGTCTCAGTGAAGAGGTGATCCGTCTTATCTCGAACAAGAAAAAAGAGCCCCCTTTTATGCTGGAGTGGCGACTCAAGGCCTATCGAAGCTGGCTCAAGATGAAGGAGCCGGCCTGGGCGATGGTTCATTACCCCAAAATCGACTACCAGGAGATCAGCTATTATTCTGCCCCCAAGAAAAAGAAGGAACTGAAGAGTTTGGACGAGGTTGATCCGGAAGTCCGGCAGACTTTCGAGAAGCTCGGCATCTCGCTGGAAGAGCAGATGAGGCTATCCGGTGTCGCCGTCGATGCGGTTCTGGACAGTGTCTCGGTTGCCACAACATTTAAGAAAAAATTGGCGGAGCTTGGAATTATTTTCTGTTCTTTTTCCGAGGCGGTTTGCAATCATCCGGATCTGGTCCGAAAATATTTAGGCACGGTTGTACCAGCCGGCGATAATTTTTTCGCCGCCCTTAACTCGGCGGTCTTCTCGGATGGCTCTTTCTGCTATATTCCCCCGGGGGTTCGTTGCCCCATGGAGCTTTCGACCTACTTTCGAATCAACGCCGCCAATACGGGACAGTTTGAGAGGACCTTGATCATCGCCGACCGCGGTAGTTACGTGAGTTACCTGGAGGGATGTACCGCTCCCAGGCGCGATGAGAACCAGCTCCATGCCGCCGTGGTCGAGCTGATTGCCCTCGATGATGCCCAGATCAAATACTCGACCGTTCAGAATTGGTACCCGGGGGACAAGGAGGGAAAAGGGGGCATCTACAACTTTGTCACCAAACGAGGAAAATGTTTAGGGACCAATTCCAAAATCTCCTGGACCCAGGTGGAAACCGGTTCCGCCATCACCTGGAAATACCCGAGCTGCATCCTTCAGGGGGACAATTCTGTCGGAGAATTTTATTCCGTCGCCGTCACGAACAACTATCAACAGGCCGATACCGGAACCAAGATGATCCATATCGGCAAGAACAGCCGGAGTACGATCGTCTCCAAGGGGATTTCCGCGGGTCATGGCCAGAACAGTTATCGGGGACTCGTCAGAATCCAAAAAGGGGCGGTCGAATCAAGAAATTATTCCCAGTGCGACTCCCTCTTGATGGGGGCGGAATGCGGTGCCCACACATTTCCGTATGTCGAGGTCAAAAACAGCTCCTCCACAATGGAACACGAGGCCTCAACATCGAAGATCGGTGAAGATCAGCTCTTTTATTGCCGCCAGCGAGGACTCTCAACGGAGGAGGCGGTCAATCTGATCGTCAATGGTTTCTGCAAACAGGTCTTTCGGGAGCTTCCAATGGAGTTCGCGGTAGAGGCCCAAAAGCTGCTCAGTGTGAGCCTGGAAGGGGCCGTTGGATAA
- a CDS encoding Rrf2 family transcriptional regulator: MLHFNRKTEYALLALEHMAHSDGFKASTREISETQRIPYPVLAKIMQLLANRGLIKSVQGTKGGYLLAKDPNDITVENIVHIFEGPVAVAECFKEEKISCPQWDGCLIKGPFSELNRKIHRLLAQTTVSQLMEQPAPRTELPTYKESQ, translated from the coding sequence ATGCTTCATTTCAATAGAAAAACCGAATATGCCCTGCTGGCCCTCGAACATATGGCTCATTCTGATGGTTTCAAGGCGAGTACACGCGAGATCTCCGAGACGCAGCGAATCCCCTACCCCGTGCTAGCGAAGATCATGCAGCTCCTCGCCAACAGAGGACTCATCAAGTCGGTTCAAGGGACAAAGGGGGGCTATCTCCTTGCCAAAGACCCGAATGACATCACGGTCGAAAATATTGTTCATATCTTTGAGGGACCGGTCGCTGTCGCGGAATGTTTCAAAGAGGAGAAAATCTCCTGTCCTCAATGGGATGGCTGTCTTATCAAAGGGCCGTTCTCCGAACTGAATCGAAAGATACACCGATTGTTGGCCCAAACAACGGTCAGTCAGTTGATGGAACAACCTGCTCCCAGGACAGAATTGCCGACCTACAAGGAGAGTCAATGA